A genomic region of Arachis stenosperma cultivar V10309 chromosome 9, arast.V10309.gnm1.PFL2, whole genome shotgun sequence contains the following coding sequences:
- the LOC130951452 gene encoding inositol oxygenase 4-like, whose product MAIQAEQPVHGSQVEEKKNVHIEETSEFVSAAKDRTFKAPKSNAFGQSFRDYDIESERQKGVEEFYKLQHINQTYDFVKKMREHYKKLDKAEMSIWECCELLNEVVDDSDLDLDEPQIQHLLQTAEAIRKDYPNENWLHLTALIHDLGKILHLPQFGELPQWAVVGDTFPVGCAFDEKNVHHKYFKENPDSKNPAYNTKEGVYSKGCGLDNVLMSWGHDDYMYMVAKENGTTLPSPGLFIIRYHSFYPLHKEGAYTHLMSEEDFENLKWLHIFNKYDLYSKSKVLVDVEKVKPYYQSLIDKYFPAKLKW is encoded by the exons ATGGCCATTCAAGCTGAACAACCTGTCCATG ggTCCCAAGTTgaggagaagaagaatgtgCACATTGAAGAAACCAGTGAGTTTGTGTCGGCGGCAAAGGACAGAACGTTTAAAGCCCCAAAAAGCAATGCATTTGGCCAATCCTTCAG GGATTATGATATTGAAAGTGAAAGACAAAAAGGTGTGGAAGAATTCTATAAATTACAACACATTAATCAGACATATGATTTT GTAAAGAAAATGAGGGAACACTATAAGAAATTGGACAAAGCAGAAATGAGTATATGGGAATGTTGTGAGCTGCTTAATGAAGTAGTGGATGATAGTGATCTTGATTTGGATGAACCTCAAATTCAACATTTGTTGCAAACTGCAGAAGCCATTAGAAAAGATTATCCTAATGAAAATTGGTTACATTTGACTGCTCTCATCCAtg ATCTTGGAAAGATTCTTCACCTTCCTCAATTCGGTGAGCTACCTCAATGGGCTGTTGTTG GAGATACATTTCCTGTCGGTTGTGCCTTTGATGAAAAAAATGTTCACCACAAG TATTTTAAAGAAAACCCAGATAGCAAAAATCCTGCTTATAACACTAAAGAAGGAGTTTATAGTAAAGGGTGTGGATTAGACAATGTACTCATGTCATGGGGACATGATGACTATATGTATATG gtagcaaaagaaaatggaaccACTTTACCTTCACCTGGGTTATTCATTATTAGATATCACTCATTTTATC CCTTGCATAAGGAGGGAGCATATACTCATCTTATGAGTGAAGAAGATTTTGAGAACTTGAAGTGGCTTCACATTTTCAA TAAATATGATCTCTATAGCAAAAGCAAAGTTTTGGTGGACGTTGAAAAAGTGAAGCCATACTATCAATCACTTATTGACAAG TATTTCCCAGCAAAGCTGAAGTGGTGA